GCGAAGAGCTTGAAAGAAGTCCCCAGATTCGTTTCCCAGCTCCCTCCCCACAGCCCCACCATGCGGCTGGCCCGCATGACGAAAGTGGCGTGATAGAGCCCCGCCAGGGCCGCCAGGGCTGCAGCGCTGTAAAGCAGCGGATGGCGGCGGGCCGCTTGCCAAAAGGCTCGCAGGAATGTGGGGCCTTGCCCGGCCGGCTCTTGCTGCGAGGCTTGAGGGCGGCGGAGTTCAAGATGGAGTGCATCAGCCATCATCAGCAGAGCGGGAAAAACGATGACGACTTCCTTGGAGAAAAACCCCATAAGGAATAGAAACAGTGAGGCCGCCAACCTCCAATGCCGGCCCGTCTCGCGAAAACGGCTGTAGAGCAGCAACCCGGCCAGCACGAAAAAGAGAGCCAGCAGGTCTTTGCGTCCCGAGATATAAGCCACCGCCGCCGTCTGAGCGGGATGAGCCAGAAATAGGGCCGTGGCGCAAAAAGAGGGCCAGACAGAGCCCGTCCACATGCGCAGGAGAAAGAAGAGAAGAAGGCCGTTGAGTGCGTGCAGCGCCACGTTGAAAAGGTGATAGCCCCAGGGGTCTTCGCCCCCCAGCGCATAATTGATGGCGTAGGTGAGCGTGCGCACCGGGCGGTATCCGCGGGTAGGCACAACGATGTCGCTGTATAGCTGCTCAGTGACCTGGGGATTCTGCAGTATGAGTGGCCGGTCGTCGAAGAGGAACTCGCCATTGAGGGTGTTGGCGAAGAGCAGAAAGGCGAAAGTATACAGGCACAGGCAAGCGACCCAAATGAGGGCGGGCGAATCGAACTGTACAGGCTGGCGCCTGGCTTTGCGCTCTCTCTTGGCCATGCTGTCTGAGCGACCTCCGGCTGCCCGAAAGAAGGCGTTTCGAGGACCTCCCTTGTCTCTTTTCCGACCCTGGCCGCGGCTCCTCTGCCGATGCCTTCAAACAGCCGTTACACCTGCCTGTCCGCTTCCCCGGAGACTCGCAGAATTGTATCAGTCACCTGCTCCCAACTCAACCGGCGCCGCAAGGCCCGGATGTTGGGCAAGAGGTCGGCAGGCGGCCCCTGGCGCAAAAACTCCTGCAATGACGCCGCCAGGGCCTGAGGGTCGTCGGGAGGCACCAGGAAACCGTTGACTCCGTGTTCGATGACCTCCGGCAATCCGCCGACCCGAGTTGCCAAAACAGGCAATTCGAAAAGAAAGGCCAAGGGTATGATTCCGCTCTGGCTGGCGGCCTTGTAGGGCAGAACCAGCAGGTCGGAGGACCGGAAAAGCGAAGGCACCTCCCGGCTGGAGAGGTAACGGGGAATCCAGCGGACGCGCGGGCTGATTCCCAAGCTCTCGGCCTGGCGGCGGAAATCGTCCTGGCTGAGGTAGAACTCGCCGGCTACGGTCAGACGCCATTCGAGTTGCGGGGGAAGGAGCGCCAGAGCCTCAAGCAGGGTGTCCAGCCCCTTGTACTGGCGTACGTTGCCGAAGAAAAGCAAACGGAGGGGATCGCCGGGCGAAGAGGGCTGAGGTCCGGGATCGTAACCCGAGAAATGATAGTCCTGGATGGGGAGAAACGCCTTGCCCACGGGTTGGCCGCGGGACAGCTTGCGGATGGTGCCGACGATCTCTTCTCCGTGGGTCACGAAGGCGTCCACTTTCTTGAAGAGACGGCGCACCAGCAATCGC
The genomic region above belongs to Acidobacteriota bacterium and contains:
- a CDS encoding glycosyltransferase family 4 protein — protein: MKIALVGPAPPLRGGISQYNSLLHGAFSRQGHETLLISFLRQYPDWLLPGEKQLDPEAEGRNQAAERLLDSVRPRTWKATARRMARFDPEVTVLQWWHPFMAPCYCGLLKRLRRNTSTRVVMVCHNVLSHEHARFPGRAWAERLLVRRLFKKVDAFVTHGEEIVGTIRKLSRGQPVGKAFLPIQDYHFSGYDPGPQPSSPGDPLRLLFFGNVRQYKGLDTLLEALALLPPQLEWRLTVAGEFYLSQDDFRRQAESLGISPRVRWIPRYLSSREVPSLFRSSDLLVLPYKAASQSGIIPLAFLFELPVLATRVGGLPEVIEHGVNGFLVPPDDPQALAASLQEFLRQGPPADLLPNIRALRRRLSWEQVTDTILRVSGEADRQV